One window of the Corticium candelabrum chromosome 7, ooCorCand1.1, whole genome shotgun sequence genome contains the following:
- the LOC134182401 gene encoding uncharacterized protein LOC134182401 — protein sequence MKEKRWLSALSRVALEQDIYQAQVCEVHKLQQENLRLATIVDSIQPFFKSLTAVAERNDSHLKQAAQDRSQEDQMTSLLGQITDIHPNSKQRIDAIESIKRPGTKANSALEDTLVKTRGLLKARKAKPDEPS from the exons ATGAAAGAAAAG AGATGGTTGAGTGCACTCTCACGTGTTGCACTAGAACAAGATATTTACCaag cGCAAGTGTGTGAGGTTCACAAGCTGCAGCAGGAGAATCTGCGTCTTGCGACGATTGTTGACTCAATACAACCGTTCTTTAAGTCGTTAACGGCTGTTGCAGAGAGAAATGACTCACA CCTCAAACAGGCAGCACAAGATCGAAGTCAGGAGGACCAGATGACATCCCTACTTGGTCAAATAACCGACATCCACCCAAACTCCAAACAACG AATTGATGCGATCGAGAGCATCAAGAGACCGGGAACGAAGGCAAACAGTGCACTAGAAGACACGCTTGTGAAGACACGAGGACTATTGAAAGCACGAAAAGCTAAGCCAGACGAGCCAAGCTGA